One Coffea arabica cultivar ET-39 chromosome 5e, Coffea Arabica ET-39 HiFi, whole genome shotgun sequence DNA segment encodes these proteins:
- the LOC113687876 gene encoding putative calcium-transporting ATPase 13, plasma membrane-type — protein MSSIIDANLLCKSFVNQLSALNRRRWHSAFVTIYCSRAFEQALAARNSKVLLIPSQRATKKTTKISSLCDHVIINVKDYPNFYNTYQPSLTKLVKEKSIHQLNELGGVLGIATSLNTKIQHGLNFNDYEDISRRVEAFGSNTFRKPPKKGFFPFVWEAFQDPTISILLACAALSLGFGIKENGPKEGWYDGGSIFVAVFLVISVSAISNFRQNRQFERLSKISSNIPVEVVRNGKRQQLSIFEIVVGDVVYLKTGDQVPADGLFLEGHSLRIDESSMTGESDHLEVNHSQNPFLISGTKVADGYGQMLVTSVGMNTTWGQMMSSVSHDFNEKTPLQSRLNKLTSAISKVGLAVAFLVLVVLLVRYFTGHTKDTYGNKEFNGSKTKADDVINAVVKIIAAAVTIVVVAIPEGLPLAVTLTLAYSMKRMMADQAMVRKLSACETMGSATTICTDKTGTLTLNRMTVTEFWLGKDSMDKDSYISISTNVLKLLHEAVSLNTTGSVFGSISSRTEGLKFSGSPTEKAILSWAVMELNMDMERIKQNCSILHVEAFNSDKKRSGVLMKRTADNLINVHWKGAAEMILAMCSHYFDAEGEVKLLDHLEREKFEEIIQCMGASSLRCIAFAYKQISETSDDIGEIQQSLEDKNLILLGIVGLKDPCRSSVKKAVEYCQYAGVKIKMITGDNVFTARAIATECGILKVNQEANEGLVVEGVEFRNYTDEERMEKVDKIVVMARSSPFDKHLMVNCLKAKGHVVAVTGDGTNDAPALKEADIGLSMGIQGTEVAKESSDIVILDDNFASVATVLTWGRCVYNNIQKFIQFQLTVNVAALVINFVAAFSAGEVSLTAVQLLWVNLIMDTLGALALATERPTKDLMHKPPVGRTEPLITNIMWRNLVSQALYQIAVLLTLQFRGESIFGVSKKVNNTLIFNTFVLCQVFNEFNARKLERKNVFEGIHRNKLFLGIIGVTIILQVVMVEFLQRFANTERLNWGQWGACIGIAAASWPIGWIVKCVPVPERPVFSYLMWKNLKGM, from the coding sequence ATGTCGTCAATAATTGATGCAAACTTACTTTGCAAGAGCTTTGTTAATCAACTTAGTGCACTGAACAGAAGGAGATGGCACTCAGCTTTTGTGACCATATATTGTTCAAGGGCCTTTGAACAAGCTCTCGCCGCTCGAAATAGCAAAGTTTTGCTTATTCCATCACAAAGAGCAACTAAGAAAACAACCAAGATTTCAAGCCTTTGTGACCATGTGATAATCAATGTCAAAGATTACCCCAACTTTTACAATACTTATCAGCCAAGCCTCACAAAGCTTGTCAAGGAGAAAAGCATTCATCAGCTTAACGAATTAGGTGGTGTTCTAGGTATAGCTACTTCTCTCAATACAAAAATTCAGCATGGATTAAATTTTAATGATTACGAAGATATTTCACGTAGAGTTGAAGCTTTTGGTAGCAATACATTTCGTAAACCGCCCAAAAAGGGATTCTTCCCTTTTGTTTGGGAAGCTTTTCAAGATCCTACAATTTCCATTCTTTTGGCATGTGCTGCATTGTCTCTTGGTTTTGGGATAAAAGAGAATGGTCCAAAAGAAGGATGGTATGATGGTGGAAGTATTTTTGTTGCTgtatttcttgttatttctgTTTCAGCAATCAGTAATTTTAGGCAGAATCGACAATTTGAGAGGCTTTCCAAGATTAGCAGCAATATCCCAGTTGAAGTAGTGAGAAATGGGAAGAGACAGCAACTTTCAATCTTTGAAATTGTTGTAGGAGATGTTGTTTACTTGAAGACTGGTGATCAGGTACCTGCTGATGGATTATTCTTGGAGGGGCATTCCTTACGCATTGATGAATCAAGCATGACTGGAGAAAGTGATCATCTTGAAGTAAATCACAGTCAGAATCCATTCTTGATTTCTGGCACTAAAGTAGCTGATGGATATGGTCAAATGCTTGTTACTTCTGTTGGAATGAACACAACTTGGGGGCAAATGATGAGCTCTGTTAGCCACGATTTTAATGAGAAAACCCCTCTTCAATCTCGCCTCAATAAGCTCACTTCAGCAATCAGTAAAGTTGGCTTAGCAGTTGCCTTTTTAGTTCTTGTGGTGCTTTTGGTTCGCTACTTTACAGGTCATACAAAGGATACATATGGAAATAAAGAGTTCAATGGCAGCAAAACGAAGGCTGATGATGTGATTAATGCTGTTGTGAAAATTATTGCTGCAGCAGTAACAATTGTAGTTGTTGCAATTCCAGAAGGCTTGCCTCTGGCTGTAACACTTACACTTGCTTATTCGATGAAGAGAATGATGGCTGATCAGGCAATGGTGAGAAAGCTTTCTGCTTGTGAAACAATGGGCTCTGCTACAACCATCTGTACAGACAAAACAGGTACTCTTACTTTAAATAGAATGACAGTTACAGAGTTTTGGCTGGGCAAAGATTCAATGGACAAAGATAGCTACATTTCCATCTCAACCAATGTTCTTAAATTGCTACACGAAGCAGTGAGCCTGAACACCACAGGAAGTGTTTTTGGGTCAATTAGTTCACGAACTGAGGGCCTCAAGTTCTCAGGAAGTCCTACTGAGAAAGCAATTCTATCTTGGGCTGTGATGGAATTAAATATGGATATGGAAAGAATAAAACAGAATTGCTCAATTCTTCATGTAGAAGCATTCAATTCAGATAAGAAGAGAAGTGGCGTCTTGATGAAGAGGACTGCAGATAATTTGATTAATGTCCACTGGAAAGGAGCTGCTGAAATGATACTAGCAATGTGCTCGCACTACTTTGATGCTGAAGGAGAAGTGAAATTACTAGATCATCTTGAGAGagagaaatttgaagaaataatTCAGTGCATGGGTGCCAGCAGTCTGAGATGTATTGCATTTGCTTACAAGCAAATATCAGAAACTAGTGACGACATTGGAGAAATACAACAATCATTAGAAGATAAGAACTTGATCCTTTTGGGTATTGTAGGCCTGAAAGATCCCTGTCGCTCCAGTGTGAAGAAAGCTGTGGAATATTGTCAATATGCTGGTGTGAAGATCAAAATGATCACTGGTGACAACGTATTCACTGCAAGGGCAATAGCCACTGAATGTGGGATACTTAAGGTTAATCAAGAGGCCAACGAAGGATTGGTGGTGGAAGGTGTGGAATTTCGCAACTACACAGATGAGGAAAGGATGGAAAAGGTTGATAAAATTGTTGTAATGGCAAGATCATCTCCTTTTGACAAGCATCTCATGGTGAATTGTTTAAAAGCTAAAGGTCATGTTGTAGCAGTGACTGGAGATGGAACAAATGACGCACCAGCATTGAAAGAGGCTGATATAGGACTTTCTATGGGGATTCAGGGAACTGAAGTTGCTAAAGAGAGTTCCGATATTGTCATTCTGGATGACAATTTTGCTTCTGTTGCCACAGTTCTTACATGGGGAAGATGTGTATACAACAACATCCAGAAATTTATTCAGTTCCAGCTGACTGTGAATGTGGCAGCTCTGGTGATCAACTTTGTAGCAGCATTTTCAGCCGGAGAAGTATCATTAACAGCAGTTCAACTCTTGTGGGTAAATCTCATCATGGATACTCTTGGCGCCTTAGCTCTAGCAACAGAAAGGCCAACGAAGGATCTCATGCACAAGCCTCCAGTTGGGCGTACCGAGCCCCTCATCACCAACATCATGTGGAGGAACTTAGTCTCTCAAGCCTTGTATCAGATTGCAGTTCTTCTGACATTACAGTTCAGAGGTGAATCAATCTTTGGTGTCAGCAAAAAGGTAAACAATACCTTGATCTTCAACACTTTTGTTCTTTGCCAAGTGTTCAACGAGTTCAATGCAAGGAAGCTTGAGAGGAAGAATGTGTTTGAGGGGATACATAGGAACAAGTTGTTCTTGGGAATTATTGGGGTTACAATTATTCTTCAAGTGGTGATGGTGGAATTTCTGCAGAGGTTTGCTAATACAGAGAGATTGAATTGGGGGCAATGGGGAGCCTGCATAGGAATTGCAGCTGCCTCTTGGCCAATTGGCTGGATTGTTAAGTGCGTACCTGTTCCAGAAAGACCAGTGTTCAGTTATCTCATGTGGAAGAACTTGAAAGGAATGTAG